From a region of the Agromyces ramosus genome:
- a CDS encoding MFS transporter has protein sequence MTDATRLPRALRPFSSGQYRLLTIALAASLLSAGAWIVAAVWQVVQLGGTPIDLSFVAVGSSLGLVLAVLFGGVAADRIPQRRILLVVEIVRGTGFAIAGFLAVTGIVEVWHLAVISFVLGLADGFFYPAYSAWLPSILPESQLLAANGVEGVLRPAAMNAAGPALASLLIAVQGPWLAFFVVAVLQVVAVVVLAAMRTTPVRRDPDEVVSHPVRQTFIDLRDGFAYLLRTRWLFATLVFSILLVFVLMGPIEVLLPFAVKDQTGGGAGAFALALAAFGVGGAIGSIAVASMRLPRRYLTLMILAWGFGGLPLAVIGLTSWLWVMVVALFICGLLFSGASVVWGTLLQRRVPPSMLGRVSSLDFFVSLALMPISMAVAGPVGESIGLAPAFLIAGLVGPVLAIATLAFARLGKDELAHPLDGMVDSEPVTGGEASARLEPPVDEPHPRRELRPRTDPEPG, from the coding sequence ATGACCGACGCCACCCGGCTGCCGCGCGCGCTGCGTCCGTTCTCCTCGGGCCAGTACCGACTCCTCACCATCGCCCTCGCGGCGTCGCTCCTGAGCGCCGGCGCGTGGATCGTCGCCGCGGTCTGGCAGGTCGTGCAACTCGGGGGCACCCCGATCGACCTCTCGTTCGTCGCCGTCGGCTCGAGCCTCGGGCTCGTGCTCGCGGTGCTGTTCGGCGGTGTCGCGGCCGACCGCATCCCGCAGCGGCGCATCCTGCTCGTGGTCGAGATCGTGCGCGGCACGGGCTTCGCGATCGCGGGGTTCCTCGCGGTCACCGGCATCGTCGAGGTGTGGCACCTCGCGGTCATCTCGTTCGTGCTCGGCCTTGCCGACGGCTTCTTCTATCCCGCGTACTCGGCATGGCTGCCTTCCATCCTCCCCGAGTCGCAATTGCTCGCGGCAAACGGCGTCGAGGGCGTGCTGCGCCCTGCGGCCATGAATGCCGCCGGACCTGCCCTCGCGAGCCTGCTCATCGCCGTGCAGGGGCCGTGGCTGGCCTTCTTCGTCGTGGCCGTGCTGCAGGTCGTCGCGGTGGTCGTGCTCGCCGCGATGCGCACCACTCCGGTGCGCCGCGATCCCGACGAGGTCGTGAGCCACCCGGTGCGGCAGACGTTCATCGACCTTCGCGACGGGTTCGCCTACCTGTTGCGCACCCGATGGCTGTTCGCGACGCTCGTGTTCTCGATCCTCCTCGTGTTCGTCCTCATGGGCCCGATCGAGGTGCTGCTTCCGTTCGCGGTGAAAGACCAGACCGGCGGGGGCGCCGGCGCGTTCGCCCTCGCGCTCGCCGCCTTCGGGGTCGGCGGTGCCATCGGCTCGATCGCGGTCGCATCCATGCGGCTGCCACGGCGTTACCTCACCCTGATGATCCTCGCGTGGGGATTCGGCGGGCTCCCGCTCGCGGTGATCGGGCTCACGTCGTGGCTCTGGGTGATGGTCGTGGCGCTGTTCATCTGCGGCCTGCTCTTCTCGGGCGCCTCCGTCGTGTGGGGCACGCTGCTCCAGCGCCGCGTGCCGCCTTCCATGCTCGGCCGGGTGTCGAGCCTCGACTTCTTCGTCTCGCTCGCGCTGATGCCGATTTCGATGGCCGTCGCCGGCCCGGTGGGCGAGTCGATCGGACTCGCGCCTGCGTTCCTCATCGCCGGACTCGTGGGCCCCGTGCTCGCGATCGCGACGCTTGCGTTCGCACGGCTCGGCAAAGACGAGCTGGCACATCCGCTCGACGGCATGGTCGACTCCGAGCCCGTGACGGGTGGCGAGGCCTCCGCACGCCTCGAGCCACCGGTCGACGAGCCGCACCCTCGGCGCGAGCTTCGGCCGCGCACGGATCCCGAACCCGGATAG
- a CDS encoding 3'-5' exonuclease has product MPVDFTAIDFETANSSPASACSIGLVKVRDGRVVDRVHHYIRPPFPHDEFSEWNVRIHGITREMVTDAAGWAVHLPTLREFAGDDLLVAHNAGFDVGVIAKTSEAVGLAVPDFQYLCSLQVARRTYHLDSYRLPVAAMAAGFEGFSHHDALADAEACAAIIVHAARRHEADDLERLAHITRVKIGAIGPAATRDRGAVHGPMALQ; this is encoded by the coding sequence GTGCCAGTGGACTTCACCGCGATCGACTTCGAAACCGCCAACTCGTCACCGGCATCCGCATGCTCCATCGGCCTGGTGAAGGTTCGAGACGGCCGGGTCGTCGATCGGGTGCATCACTACATCCGCCCGCCCTTCCCGCACGACGAGTTCTCCGAGTGGAACGTGCGCATCCACGGCATCACGCGCGAGATGGTGACGGATGCCGCAGGCTGGGCCGTGCACCTGCCGACGCTGCGCGAGTTCGCCGGCGACGACCTGCTCGTGGCCCACAACGCCGGGTTCGACGTGGGCGTCATCGCCAAGACCTCCGAAGCCGTGGGCCTCGCGGTGCCCGACTTCCAGTACCTCTGCAGCCTGCAGGTCGCCCGCCGCACCTACCACCTCGACTCCTATCGGCTGCCGGTGGCGGCGATGGCTGCGGGCTTCGAAGGCTTCTCGCACCACGACGCACTGGCCGACGCCGAGGCGTGCGCGGCGATCATCGTGCACGCGGCCCGCCGCCACGAGGCCGACGACCTCGAGCGACTCGCCCACATCACCCGCGTCAAGATCGGTGCGATCGGCCCGGCGGCCACCCGCGACCGCGGCGCGGTGCACGGGCCGATGGCCTTGCAGTAA
- a CDS encoding fructose-bisphosphatase class II, with protein sequence MHSAPGGQPTSTDAAATMIPRSLRAELIAAVTAAADAARPLVGCGDSDAVDAAAVDALRAALATVAADGRIVAGEGEKDDAPMLHPGERFGTGSGPAVDVAVDPVDGTRLAAAGLPGSMAILAAAPRGAFLDLGPAHYLDKLVHAGAGAGLDLTLPVEENLALLAAARGCRVTDLRVAVQSRPRNAATAAAVEQAGARVHAFEHGDIERVVHAVASTGSLDLLLGIGGAPEGVIEAAIVRAHDGFMQARAAPQSAGEAERVRRAGLDADRVRTLDELCSSPAFVAIAAVTACALGPVPTALVQVAAGHGDAATETNATLPER encoded by the coding sequence ATGCACAGCGCACCAGGCGGGCAGCCGACCTCGACGGATGCCGCGGCCACGATGATTCCCCGCTCGCTACGCGCGGAGCTCATCGCGGCGGTCACGGCGGCGGCCGACGCCGCCCGGCCGCTCGTCGGCTGCGGCGATTCCGACGCGGTCGACGCCGCCGCGGTGGATGCCCTTCGCGCGGCCCTCGCGACCGTGGCCGCCGACGGCCGGATCGTCGCCGGCGAGGGCGAGAAGGACGACGCTCCGATGCTGCACCCGGGCGAGCGGTTCGGCACGGGATCCGGGCCAGCCGTCGACGTCGCCGTCGACCCGGTCGACGGCACGAGGCTCGCGGCGGCGGGCCTTCCGGGATCGATGGCGATCCTCGCGGCCGCGCCGCGCGGCGCCTTCCTCGACCTCGGCCCGGCGCACTACCTCGACAAGCTCGTGCACGCCGGCGCGGGTGCCGGTCTCGACCTCACGCTCCCGGTCGAAGAGAACCTCGCGCTCCTCGCCGCCGCGCGGGGATGCCGCGTCACGGACCTCCGGGTCGCCGTGCAGTCCCGGCCGCGCAATGCCGCAACGGCCGCCGCCGTCGAACAGGCAGGGGCTCGCGTGCATGCGTTCGAGCACGGCGACATCGAGCGCGTGGTGCACGCCGTGGCATCCACCGGATCGCTCGACCTGCTGCTCGGCATCGGCGGCGCGCCCGAGGGCGTCATCGAGGCGGCGATCGTGCGCGCGCACGACGGGTTCATGCAGGCCCGGGCGGCGCCACAGTCGGCCGGTGAAGCCGAGCGCGTTCGACGTGCGGGGCTCGACGCCGATCGGGTCCGGACGCTAGACGAGCTCTGCTCCTCACCGGCGTTCGTCGCGATCGCCGCCGTGACCGCGTGCGCGCTGGGACCCGTGCCGACCGCGCTCGTGCAGGTGGCCGCAGGTCACGGCGACGCGGCGACGGAGACGAACGCGACCTTGCCGGAACGTTAA
- a CDS encoding VOC family protein, whose amino-acid sequence MVTIRDAFPGFSVNDINAAREFYGTRLGLSVADGEMGDLQISLPSGQAVFVYPKSNHEPASFTILNLVVDDIDRAVDELNASGIETKIYTAPDDFGTDERGIVRGSASGEGPDIAWFRDPAGNVVSVLVT is encoded by the coding sequence ATGGTCACGATCCGAGATGCATTCCCCGGCTTCAGCGTCAACGACATCAATGCGGCACGGGAGTTTTACGGCACCAGGCTGGGGTTGTCGGTCGCGGATGGCGAAATGGGCGATCTGCAGATCTCGTTGCCGTCGGGTCAGGCGGTGTTCGTCTACCCGAAGTCGAATCACGAGCCGGCGAGCTTCACGATCCTGAACCTCGTGGTCGACGACATCGACCGAGCGGTCGATGAACTCAATGCGTCGGGCATCGAAACGAAGATCTACACCGCGCCAGACGACTTCGGCACCGACGAGCGCGGAATTGTCAGAGGCTCCGCCAGCGGCGAGGGGCCGGACATCGCGTGGTTCCGCGACCCGGCCGGCAACGTGGTGAGCGTGCTCGTCACGTGA
- a CDS encoding nuclear transport factor 2 family protein gives MIELPMPVREAFDATNAGDLERFTAAFADDGVLDDWGREFRGRDEIARWSREESIGVHQTFEVTESRVIGDDVIVTADVGGEGFNGPSTFTFRLDADGRHIERMAITA, from the coding sequence ATGATCGAGCTTCCGATGCCCGTGCGCGAGGCGTTCGACGCGACGAACGCCGGCGATCTCGAGCGATTCACCGCCGCGTTCGCCGACGACGGCGTGCTCGACGACTGGGGGCGTGAGTTCCGCGGGCGCGACGAGATCGCGCGGTGGAGCCGCGAGGAGTCGATCGGGGTGCACCAGACGTTCGAGGTCACCGAGTCCCGCGTGATCGGCGACGACGTCATCGTGACGGCCGACGTCGGCGGCGAGGGCTTCAACGGGCCCTCGACGTTCACCTTCCGGCTCGATGCCGATGGCCGGCACATCGAACGCATGGCGATCACGGCATGA
- a CDS encoding DUF6264 family protein encodes MSQHGAARPSDESDGGGAARGDVPAAPAVPPVPRDERPRPQFGEYAPEGWTWKPPAEDHISDPAPQMVTPPAAATTRSARAASVEGRRERPTDRLITIMLLVLGVFGTWISISTLQSLPDVLPDAISRAAEMLGTGGTPLDYVPGPEVPAILLAGSIFQGVLWLLTAWWSISRIRARRLAFWVPLVGGAVSFIALYGAMTIVILSDPALAASLTPA; translated from the coding sequence ATGTCGCAGCACGGTGCCGCCCGCCCGTCCGACGAGTCGGACGGCGGCGGTGCCGCGCGCGGCGACGTGCCGGCCGCCCCGGCCGTTCCGCCCGTTCCCCGCGACGAGCGCCCCCGCCCGCAGTTCGGCGAGTACGCGCCCGAGGGCTGGACGTGGAAGCCCCCCGCCGAAGACCACATCTCCGACCCTGCGCCGCAGATGGTCACGCCTCCGGCCGCGGCAACCACTCGCTCGGCTCGCGCAGCCTCGGTCGAGGGCCGCCGCGAGCGCCCCACCGATCGGCTGATCACGATCATGCTGCTCGTGCTCGGCGTGTTCGGCACGTGGATCTCGATCAGCACGCTGCAGTCGCTGCCCGACGTGCTTCCCGACGCCATCAGCCGGGCCGCCGAGATGCTCGGCACGGGCGGCACGCCCCTCGACTACGTTCCCGGGCCCGAAGTGCCCGCGATCCTCCTCGCCGGCTCCATCTTCCAGGGGGTGCTGTGGCTGCTCACCGCATGGTGGTCGATCTCGCGGATTCGCGCACGGCGCCTCGCGTTCTGGGTGCCGCTCGTCGGCGGCGCGGTTTCGTTCATCGCGTTGTACGGCGCGATGACGATCGTGATCCTCAGCGACCCGGCGCTCGCCGCGAGCCTGACGCCGGCCTGA
- a CDS encoding DNA recombination protein RmuC, with protein MDILALVLGLVVGAVLGALAVALLLQRRAATAPVGEDPALIEARHQAQLAEVRAGEEAAKSLLREELAAMQARAEALRDQISLAQQQQRELVEQHRAEQQAREAREQAESRVLQALAPVKQSLSEMQSKVTELESQRNLQHGELTQQLKSAAESEERLRSTAESLASALRSNSTRGVWGETQLRSVVEAAGLIERVDFDVQASISSDSGHGRPDMVVRLPGGKSIAVDAKVPFNAYLEASQIPATASGAEGARRTDFLKQHVAAVRAHITALGSKGYWNGLDASPELVIAFIPSESLVSAALEADPSIMEFAFSKRVALASPVTLWSVLKTVAFSWQQDVLTNEAKTLFDLSRELYSRLATTASHIEKLGRTIERSVKDYNAFVGSLERQVLPTARKLGALDESKILAPLQGIEEAPRELTAFELVAGGGADLDPDLRRQLQTPDARD; from the coding sequence ATGGACATCCTCGCTCTCGTTCTCGGCCTCGTCGTCGGCGCCGTGCTCGGCGCACTCGCGGTCGCGCTCCTCCTGCAGCGCCGCGCCGCCACTGCGCCCGTCGGCGAAGACCCGGCGCTGATCGAGGCGCGCCACCAGGCGCAGCTCGCCGAGGTGCGTGCCGGCGAAGAGGCGGCGAAGTCGCTCCTCCGCGAAGAGCTCGCGGCCATGCAGGCCCGGGCCGAGGCACTGCGCGACCAGATCTCGCTCGCTCAGCAGCAGCAGCGCGAGCTCGTCGAGCAGCACCGCGCAGAGCAGCAGGCTCGTGAGGCTCGTGAGCAGGCTGAGAGCCGGGTGCTGCAGGCCCTCGCGCCGGTCAAGCAGTCGCTGAGCGAGATGCAGTCGAAGGTCACCGAGCTCGAGTCGCAGCGCAACCTCCAGCACGGTGAGCTCACCCAGCAACTGAAGTCCGCCGCCGAGTCCGAAGAGCGGCTGCGCTCCACCGCCGAGTCGCTCGCCTCGGCCCTGCGCTCCAACAGCACCCGCGGCGTCTGGGGCGAGACCCAGCTCCGCAGCGTCGTCGAGGCGGCCGGGCTCATCGAACGCGTCGACTTCGACGTGCAGGCGAGCATCTCGAGCGACTCCGGCCACGGGCGTCCCGACATGGTCGTGCGGCTGCCCGGCGGCAAGTCGATCGCCGTCGATGCGAAGGTGCCGTTCAACGCCTATCTCGAGGCGAGCCAGATTCCCGCGACTGCGAGCGGAGCCGAAGGCGCACGGCGCACCGACTTCCTGAAGCAGCACGTCGCGGCGGTGCGCGCGCACATCACCGCGCTCGGCTCGAAGGGCTACTGGAACGGGCTCGACGCCTCCCCCGAGCTCGTCATCGCGTTCATCCCGAGCGAGTCGCTCGTCTCCGCCGCCCTCGAGGCCGATCCCAGCATCATGGAGTTCGCATTTTCCAAGCGAGTGGCGCTCGCCTCACCGGTGACGCTGTGGTCGGTGCTGAAGACGGTCGCCTTCTCGTGGCAGCAAGACGTGCTCACGAACGAGGCGAAGACCCTCTTCGACCTCAGCCGCGAGCTGTACTCCCGCCTTGCCACGACGGCGAGCCACATCGAGAAGCTCGGCCGCACCATCGAGCGCAGCGTGAAGGATTACAACGCCTTCGTCGGTTCTCTCGAGCGCCAGGTACTGCCGACGGCCCGCAAGCTCGGTGCACTCGACGAATCGAAGATCCTCGCCCCCCTCCAGGGCATCGAAGAGGCGCCGCGCGAACTCACGGCCTTCGAACTGGTGGCCGGCGGCGGTGCCGATCTCGACCCCGACCTGCGCCGGCAGCTGCAGACACCCGACGCCCGCGACTGA
- the fbaA gene encoding class II fructose-bisphosphate aldolase, whose translation MPIATPEQYAEMLDTAKAKGFAFPAFNVSSSQTLNAVLQGLAEAGSDGIIQVTTGGADYFAGHTVKARATGALAFARFAHEVAKNYPITVALHTDHCPKPALADFVFPLIEASEAEVKAGRNPIFQSHMWDGSAVPLGENLEIAKEILPRMKAINAILEVEIGVVGGEEDGVSHDINDSLYTTLDDAIATVEALGLGEQGRYMAALTFGNVHGVYAPGNVKLRPELLKQIQDGLAAKYGNGPKPLDLVFHGGSGSTDAEIAEAVANGVVKMNIDTDTQYAFTRSIAGYMFSNYDGVLKVDGGVGNKKQYDPRAWGKVAESAMAARVGESTRQLGSAGQSITA comes from the coding sequence ATGCCCATCGCAACACCCGAGCAGTACGCCGAGATGCTCGACACCGCCAAGGCCAAGGGCTTCGCCTTCCCGGCCTTCAACGTCTCGTCCTCGCAGACCCTCAACGCGGTGCTGCAGGGCCTGGCCGAAGCGGGTTCCGATGGCATCATCCAGGTCACCACCGGTGGCGCCGACTACTTCGCCGGCCACACCGTCAAGGCCCGCGCGACCGGGGCACTCGCGTTCGCGCGCTTCGCGCACGAGGTCGCCAAGAACTACCCGATCACCGTGGCGCTCCACACCGACCACTGCCCGAAGCCCGCCCTCGCCGACTTCGTGTTCCCCCTCATCGAGGCCTCCGAGGCCGAGGTGAAGGCCGGCCGCAACCCGATCTTCCAGTCGCACATGTGGGACGGCTCGGCCGTGCCGCTCGGCGAGAACCTCGAGATCGCGAAGGAGATCCTCCCCCGCATGAAGGCGATCAACGCCATCCTCGAGGTCGAGATCGGCGTCGTCGGTGGAGAAGAAGACGGCGTGAGCCACGACATCAACGACAGCCTCTACACGACGCTCGACGACGCGATCGCCACCGTCGAGGCCCTCGGCCTCGGTGAGCAGGGCCGCTACATGGCCGCCCTCACCTTCGGCAACGTGCACGGCGTGTACGCGCCCGGCAACGTGAAGCTGCGCCCCGAGCTCCTGAAGCAGATCCAAGACGGTCTCGCCGCCAAGTACGGCAACGGCCCGAAGCCCCTCGACCTCGTCTTCCACGGCGGCTCGGGCTCGACCGACGCCGAGATCGCCGAGGCCGTCGCCAACGGCGTCGTGAAGATGAACATCGACACCGACACGCAGTACGCGTTCACGCGCTCCATCGCCGGCTACATGTTCTCGAACTACGACGGCGTGCTGAAGGTCGACGGTGGCGTCGGCAACAAGAAGCAGTACGACCCGCGCGCGTGGGGCAAGGTCGCCGAGTCCGCGATGGCCGCCCGCGTCGGCGAGTCGACGCGCCAGCTCGGTTCCGCCGGCCAGTCGATCACGGCATAG
- the glpX gene encoding class II fructose-bisphosphatase, giving the protein MVSTDTATLFLHPDRNIALELVRATEAAAIRSYPWIGRGDKLGADGAAVDAMRAFLGTVNFDGVVVIGEGEKDAAPMLFNGERVGNGRGPACDIAVDPIDGTSLTAAGRQNALSVIAVADRGTMLDASSVFYMDKIVTDAAGIGVVDIRKPIGENLRALAAAKNKPIGEMRVAVLNRPRHEQLIADIREAGAGTRLISDGDVAGGINAARYESRIDMCVGIGGSPEGITTACAIKALGGFMQGRLAPKDDAERARGEAAGLDCDRVYELGELVRSDNTFFVATGVTDGELVDGVRRKGPIIRTESIVLRGTSGTIRRVVADHLAEKWLDPADR; this is encoded by the coding sequence ATGGTGAGCACCGATACGGCAACCCTGTTCCTGCACCCCGACCGCAACATCGCCCTCGAGCTCGTGCGGGCGACCGAGGCGGCCGCGATCCGCTCGTACCCGTGGATCGGCCGTGGCGACAAGCTCGGCGCCGACGGCGCCGCCGTCGACGCGATGCGCGCGTTCCTCGGCACGGTGAACTTCGACGGCGTCGTGGTCATCGGCGAGGGTGAGAAGGATGCCGCCCCGATGCTCTTCAACGGCGAGCGGGTCGGCAACGGCCGGGGGCCCGCCTGCGACATCGCCGTCGACCCGATCGACGGTACGTCGCTCACCGCCGCCGGGCGCCAGAATGCGCTCTCGGTCATCGCGGTGGCGGACCGGGGCACCATGCTCGACGCGTCATCCGTCTTCTACATGGACAAGATCGTCACGGATGCCGCCGGTATCGGCGTCGTCGACATCCGCAAGCCCATCGGCGAGAACCTGCGCGCGCTCGCCGCCGCGAAGAACAAGCCGATCGGCGAGATGCGCGTCGCGGTGCTGAATCGCCCGCGGCACGAGCAGCTCATCGCCGACATCCGGGAAGCGGGCGCCGGCACCCGCCTGATCAGCGACGGCGACGTGGCCGGCGGCATCAACGCGGCGCGCTACGAGTCGCGCATCGACATGTGCGTCGGCATCGGCGGCAGCCCCGAGGGCATCACCACCGCGTGCGCCATCAAGGCGCTGGGCGGCTTCATGCAGGGACGGCTCGCGCCGAAGGACGACGCGGAGCGCGCGCGCGGCGAGGCCGCCGGGCTCGACTGCGACCGCGTCTACGAGCTCGGAGAGCTCGTGCGCAGCGACAACACCTTCTTCGTCGCGACGGGCGTGACCGACGGCGAGCTCGTCGACGGCGTTCGCCGCAAGGGGCCGATCATCCGCACCGAGAGCATCGTGCTCCGCGGCACCTCGGGGACGATCCGCCGCGTCGTGGCCGACCACCTCGCCGAGAAGTGGCTCGACCCAGCCGACCGCTGA
- the xseA gene encoding exodeoxyribonuclease VII large subunit, producing MTDAPATREAPWPVAVLSGKLKQYLDRLGTVWVEGEITQWGISAGNVYGKLKDLDADATLSFTVWSSVRARFDEQFKPGDHVVALVKPSWWVKGGSLSMQVFDLKHVGLGDLLERLERLRTQLAAEGLFAAERKRRLPFLPGVIGLITGKDSDAENDVLRNARLRWPAVEFRVVHAAVQGDRTAPEVVAAIKRLDADPAVEVIIVARGGGDFQNLLGFSDERVVRAAAAVSTPIVSAIGHEADRPLLDEVADLRASTPTDAAKRVVPDINEELVRIEQARARLGMRLSAMLAREVDRITHLRSRPALADTAWIIDRRAEDLTRWVARGSELIDRTLERATARTAELRGHLRALSPQATLDRGYAIVQGADGHVLRTPAAAPDGTPLVVTLAEGALAAVSRGPAQGRPVTDAPAAGPVAAAE from the coding sequence ATGACGGATGCACCAGCCACGCGCGAGGCGCCGTGGCCAGTTGCGGTGCTCTCCGGCAAGCTCAAGCAGTACCTCGACCGGCTCGGCACCGTCTGGGTCGAGGGCGAGATCACGCAGTGGGGCATCTCGGCCGGCAACGTCTACGGCAAGCTCAAAGACCTCGATGCCGACGCGACGCTGTCGTTCACGGTGTGGTCGTCGGTGCGTGCGCGCTTCGACGAGCAGTTCAAGCCGGGCGACCACGTCGTGGCGCTCGTCAAGCCGAGCTGGTGGGTCAAGGGCGGCTCGCTCTCGATGCAGGTGTTCGACCTGAAGCACGTGGGCCTCGGCGACCTGCTCGAGCGGCTCGAACGGCTGCGGACGCAGCTCGCAGCCGAGGGGCTCTTCGCCGCCGAACGCAAGCGCCGGCTGCCCTTCCTGCCGGGGGTCATCGGGCTCATCACGGGCAAAGACAGCGACGCAGAGAACGACGTGCTGCGAAACGCGCGCCTCCGCTGGCCGGCTGTCGAGTTCCGCGTCGTGCACGCCGCCGTGCAGGGCGATCGCACCGCACCCGAGGTGGTCGCGGCGATCAAGCGACTCGACGCCGATCCGGCCGTCGAGGTCATCATCGTCGCGCGCGGCGGCGGCGACTTCCAGAACCTCCTGGGCTTCAGCGACGAACGCGTCGTTCGGGCCGCGGCCGCCGTATCCACCCCCATCGTCTCCGCGATCGGCCACGAAGCCGACCGGCCGCTGCTCGACGAGGTCGCCGACCTCCGGGCGTCGACGCCGACGGATGCCGCGAAGCGCGTGGTGCCCGACATCAACGAAGAGCTCGTGCGCATCGAGCAGGCCCGCGCACGGCTCGGCATGCGCCTGTCGGCCATGCTCGCTCGCGAGGTCGACCGCATCACGCACCTCCGCTCACGACCCGCCCTGGCCGACACGGCGTGGATCATCGACCGCCGAGCTGAAGACCTCACCCGATGGGTCGCCAGGGGCAGCGAGCTCATCGACCGCACCCTCGAGCGAGCGACCGCCCGTACCGCCGAGCTGCGAGGCCATCTGCGCGCGCTGTCGCCGCAGGCGACCCTCGATCGCGGGTATGCCATCGTGCAGGGCGCCGACGGCCACGTGCTGCGCACTCCGGCCGCGGCTCCCGACGGCACCCCGCTCGTCGTGACGCTCGCCGAGGGTGCACTGGCGGCGGTCTCCCGCGGCCCGGCACAGGGCCGGCCCGTGACCGATGCGCCCGCGGCGGGGCCTGTCGCCGCCGCCGAATAG